In Nymphaea colorata isolate Beijing-Zhang1983 chromosome 5, ASM883128v2, whole genome shotgun sequence, one genomic interval encodes:
- the LOC116254312 gene encoding auxin transporter-like protein 2, which produces MVPQKQAEEAIVATYNETEVNGKDEGEREESSSFGVKSLLWHGGSVYDAWFSCASNQVAQVLLTLPYSFSQMGMLSGILLQFFYGILGSWTAYLISVLYVEYRTRKEKEGVSFKNHVIQWFEVLDGLLGPKWKAIGLAFNCTFLLFGSVIQLIACASNIYYINDHLDKRTWTYIFGACCATTVFIPSFHNYRIWSFLGLGMTTYTAWYLTVAALVHGQVPGVQHSGPTKLVLYFTGATNILYTFGGHAVTVEIMHAMWKPQKFKYIYLIATLYVFTLTLPSASAVYWAFGDQLLNRSNAFSLLPKSKFRDAAVILMLIHQFITFGFACTPLYFVWEKVIGMHDTKSICLRALVRLPVVIPIWFLAIIFPFFGPINSAVGALLVSFTVYIIPAAAHILTFRKASARQNAAEKPPFFLPSWSAMYVLNMFVVVWVLIVGFGFGGWASVTNFVRQIDTFGLFAKCYQCPERGAPHPAAAPHPAH; this is translated from the exons atggtgCCCCAGAAGCAGGCTGAGGAGGCCATAGTGGCAACCTACAACGAGACTGAGGTCAATGGGAAGGAcgaaggagagagggaggagagctCCTCGTTTGGCGTCAAGAGCCTCCTCTGGCATGGCGGTTCCGTCTATGATGCTTGGTTCAGTTGCGCTTCCAACCag GTTGCTCAGGTGCTTCTGACGCTTCCGTATTCCTTCTCCCAAATGGGCATGCTGTCGGGGATCCTCCTCCAGTTCTTCTACGGCATTCTGGGCAGCTGGACGGCCTACCTCATCAGCGTTCTCTATGTGGAGTATCGCAccaggaaggagaaggagggcGTTAGCTTCAAGAACCATGTCATCCAG TGGTTCGAAGTTCTTGATGGATTGCTCGGGCCTAAGTGGAAAGCAATAGGTCTGGCGTTCAACTGCACCTTTCTGCTCTTCGGTTCCGTTATTCAACTCATCGCATGTGCTAG TAACATTTACTACATCAATGACCACTTGGACAAGAGAACCTGGACGTACATCTTCGGCGCCTGTTGTGCTACCACTGTGTTCATCCCGTCCTTTCACAATTACCGCATCTGGTCATTCTTGGGGCTTGGCATGACCACCTACACTGCTTGGTATTTAACTGTTGCTGCTCTCGTTCATGGCCAG GTTCCAGGCGTTCAGCATTCAGGCCCAACTAAGCTGGTCTTGTATTTCACCGGCGCCACCAACATCCTGTACACTTTCGGTGGTCACGCCGTCACAGT TGAGATCATGCACGCAATGTGGAAGCCTCAGAAATTCAAGTACATCTATCTCATCGCCACACTGTACGTGTTCACGCTGACGCTGCCATCGGCTTCCGCCGTCTACTGGGCCTTCGGCGACCAGCTCCTCAATCGCTCCAACGCCTTCTCCCTCCTCCCCAAATCCAAATTTCGTGACGCCGCCGTGATCCTCATGCTCATCCACCAG TTTATCACCTTCGGATTTGCATGCACACCTCTGTACTTCGTATGGGAGAAGGTGATCGGGATGCACGACACCAAGAGCATCTGCCTGAGGGCGCTGGTGAGGCTGCCGGTGGTCATCCCCATCTGGTTCCTCGCCATCATCTTCCCATTCTTCGGCCCCATTAACTCCGCCGTCGGTGCCCTTCTGGTCAGCTTCACCGTCTACATCATCCCGGCCGCCGCCCACATTTTGACCTTCAGGAAGGCTTCTGCCAGACAG AATGCTGCAGAGAAGCCACCTTTCTTCCTCCCCAGCTGGTCGGCGATGTACGTGCTGAACATGTTCGTGGTGGTCTGGGTCCTGATCGTTGGCTTCGGCTTCGGCGGGTGGGCTAGTGTGACCAACTTCGTAAGGCAGATCGACACCTTCGGCCTCTTCGCCAAGTGCTACCAGTGCCCTGAAAGGGGCGCTCCCCACCCTGCAGCGGCTCCCCACCCGGCTCACTAA